The Fuerstiella sp. genome has a segment encoding these proteins:
- a CDS encoding diaminopimelate decarboxylase, whose protein sequence is MPRPFPLTKKQLDELAGEYPTPFYLYDEAGIRKTCRELYQAFTWADGFRNYFAVKALPNPHIISVVKEEGLGADCSSGPELFLSHTIGLSGEQVMFTSNNTPISEYEAAKEMGAILNLDDISHIDFVHGHIGLPNLVSVRFNPGPARQGNVIIGNPEEAKYGFTESQLFEGYQRLAELGVERFGLHTMVASNELDGSFFVETARMLFDLVVRIQRSHGIRIEFINLGGGIGIPYHPEDQPVDLRWIGEQIHSLYDSMIVPAGLDPLQIVMENGRMVTGPHGYLITRCVHHKNIYRDYIGVDACMANLMRPGMYNAYHHITVPGREHEPHDRIVDVVGSLCENNDKFAIQRPLPAVNPSDLLVIHDAGAHGHAMGFQYNGKTRSAELLLKTDGSVKQIRRAETQDDLFATLDFSDFR, encoded by the coding sequence ATGCCCCGTCCTTTTCCACTCACTAAAAAACAACTCGATGAACTGGCAGGTGAGTATCCGACTCCCTTCTACCTGTACGATGAAGCCGGTATTCGAAAAACATGCAGGGAACTCTACCAGGCATTTACATGGGCCGACGGGTTTCGCAACTATTTCGCCGTCAAGGCACTGCCCAATCCGCACATCATCAGCGTTGTAAAGGAAGAGGGACTGGGAGCAGACTGCTCCAGCGGTCCGGAACTGTTCCTGTCACACACAATCGGACTGTCGGGCGAACAGGTGATGTTTACCTCGAACAACACTCCGATCAGCGAATATGAGGCAGCCAAAGAAATGGGTGCCATTCTGAACCTGGACGACATCAGTCACATTGACTTCGTGCACGGACATATCGGACTGCCGAACCTGGTCTCTGTCCGTTTCAACCCAGGCCCCGCCCGTCAGGGAAACGTGATTATCGGAAACCCTGAAGAAGCCAAGTATGGCTTCACAGAGTCTCAGCTGTTCGAAGGTTACCAGCGTCTCGCAGAACTCGGAGTCGAACGTTTCGGACTGCACACCATGGTGGCGTCCAACGAACTCGACGGCAGCTTCTTTGTCGAAACCGCCCGGATGTTGTTCGATCTGGTCGTGCGAATACAGCGCAGTCATGGCATCCGTATCGAATTCATCAACCTGGGGGGAGGCATCGGGATACCTTATCACCCGGAGGACCAGCCGGTGGACCTGAGATGGATCGGTGAACAGATTCACAGTCTGTACGACTCAATGATCGTCCCTGCCGGTCTCGACCCCCTGCAGATTGTTATGGAAAACGGACGCATGGTCACCGGACCGCACGGTTACCTGATTACACGCTGTGTGCATCACAAAAACATCTATCGCGACTATATTGGTGTCGACGCCTGTATGGCCAACCTGATGCGTCCGGGGATGTACAACGCTTACCACCACATCACAGTCCCGGGTCGTGAACACGAACCACATGATCGAATCGTCGATGTTGTCGGATCACTCTGTGAAAATAACGACAAATTCGCGATCCAGCGACCTCTACCCGCAGTCAACCCAAGCGACCTGCTGGTGATTCATGACGCGGGAGCTCACGGACACGCCATGGGATTCCAGTACAACGGTAAAACACGCAGCGCTGAACTGTTGCTGAAAACCGACGGCAGCGTCAAGCAAATCCGGCGGGCGGAAACCCAGGATGATCTGTTTGCTACTCTGGATTTTTCAGACTTCCGCTGA
- the glmM gene encoding phosphoglucosamine mutase, with protein MTTRILSISGLRGVVGDGLDPVYVAKFAGALGTMFSGGKIVVARDGRSTGPVIYHAAVSGLLAAGCEVLDAGICTTPTCGVLVQHLSAAGGLQITASHNPIEWNGLKPFAPDGSVFNRDLGQQLIQILEEEAVAWKDWSNTGSVVSINDPSGPHIQRVLRLVDGAAIRERKFKVVIDCNHGSGATCGPQLLEQLGCEVVVLGGIPDGQFEHTPEPIEQNLGVLCQTVITHQADAGFAQDPDADRLAIVDNTGRYIGEELTLALTADHVLSTRKGPVVVNGSTSRVTMDIAERHQCPFHRAFVGEAHVCAKMRTVRAVLGGEGNGGVIEPQVGYVRDSLMSMAYILDGLTSRQCTLESWADALPCYTIVKDKLECPQEVVADACTALKASFADAEAQDGDGLRLDWDDRWVQVRASNTEPVLRVIAEAPETDDARALCRRAMEIVKSTVKG; from the coding sequence GTGACAACACGCATCCTGAGTATTTCCGGACTTCGCGGCGTCGTTGGTGATGGTCTTGATCCGGTTTATGTGGCCAAATTCGCCGGGGCGCTGGGAACTATGTTCAGCGGCGGAAAGATCGTTGTGGCTCGTGACGGAAGATCGACTGGCCCGGTAATATATCACGCTGCGGTTTCAGGTCTGTTGGCTGCCGGCTGCGAAGTCCTCGATGCCGGTATTTGCACAACACCAACCTGTGGAGTCCTCGTGCAGCATCTGAGTGCTGCCGGTGGTCTGCAGATCACGGCCAGCCACAATCCTATTGAATGGAACGGACTCAAACCCTTTGCACCCGACGGCTCAGTATTCAATCGTGATCTTGGACAGCAGTTGATTCAGATCCTTGAAGAAGAAGCAGTCGCCTGGAAAGACTGGTCAAACACGGGCAGTGTGGTGTCCATCAACGATCCGTCGGGGCCGCACATCCAACGCGTACTCCGGCTGGTCGATGGAGCCGCGATCCGTGAGCGTAAGTTCAAGGTGGTCATTGACTGCAACCACGGCAGTGGTGCGACATGTGGACCTCAGCTATTGGAACAGCTTGGCTGCGAAGTCGTTGTTTTGGGCGGAATTCCGGATGGACAATTCGAACATACTCCGGAACCGATCGAACAAAATCTCGGTGTCCTGTGTCAGACTGTCATTACCCACCAGGCCGACGCAGGATTCGCCCAGGATCCGGATGCTGATCGCCTGGCAATTGTCGATAACACGGGCCGCTACATCGGCGAAGAACTGACACTTGCCCTGACAGCAGATCACGTCCTGTCAACCCGGAAAGGACCGGTGGTGGTCAATGGATCGACAAGTCGAGTCACTATGGATATCGCCGAACGACATCAGTGCCCGTTCCATCGCGCTTTCGTGGGGGAAGCCCATGTATGTGCGAAAATGCGGACGGTACGAGCAGTACTGGGCGGTGAAGGAAACGGAGGCGTGATCGAACCACAAGTGGGATACGTTCGTGACAGCCTGATGAGTATGGCTTATATACTTGACGGGTTGACTTCCAGGCAGTGTACTCTGGAATCCTGGGCTGATGCCCTGCCCTGCTACACAATTGTCAAAGACAAGCTGGAATGTCCGCAGGAAGTGGTGGCCGATGCGTGCACCGCCCTGAAAGCATCGTTTGCAGATGCAGAAGCTCAGGACGGAGACGGACTCCGACTCGACTGGGATGATCGCTGGGTGCAGGTTCGTGCCAGCAATACAGAACCGGTCCTGCGGGTCATCGCAGAAGCTCCTGAAACCGACGACGCCAGAGCTCTGTGCCGCCGGGCCATGGAAATCGTGAAATCCACGGTGAAGGGATAA
- a CDS encoding 1-acyl-sn-glycerol-3-phosphate acyltransferase translates to MSSSAPENTSSAPVEFQPNCTWRFLHFILTPFFALWVRTRVVGRENLDSSQGGLLLLNHQSFVDPMVASFGLQRPISYLARDGLFRIPVIGWVLRHTYVQSISQTAFRASSIRSAVDRMHQGFLVGIFPEGERSSGDVKKFKRGFLSLVRRVELPIYPVGIFGTDRVMPRGSIFIRPGKVTVVFGKPLSKEEINQLRTGNDDHQLTELMRKRVADCITEAKQWH, encoded by the coding sequence ATGTCCAGTTCTGCCCCGGAAAACACGTCCAGTGCGCCAGTTGAATTTCAGCCAAATTGCACATGGAGGTTTCTACACTTCATCCTGACTCCGTTCTTTGCTTTGTGGGTACGAACACGTGTGGTTGGCCGGGAAAACCTCGACAGCTCGCAGGGTGGTTTGCTACTTCTGAACCATCAGAGTTTTGTTGATCCGATGGTCGCAAGTTTTGGCCTGCAGCGACCGATTTCATATCTGGCACGCGACGGATTATTCCGAATTCCAGTTATCGGCTGGGTTCTCCGGCACACTTACGTTCAGTCGATTAGTCAGACAGCGTTTCGAGCCAGCAGCATTCGCAGTGCGGTGGACCGCATGCATCAGGGTTTTCTGGTCGGAATTTTTCCTGAAGGTGAACGCTCCTCAGGTGATGTCAAGAAATTCAAACGGGGATTTTTGTCGCTCGTACGAAGAGTTGAGCTCCCGATCTATCCGGTTGGAATCTTCGGAACCGATCGTGTGATGCCGCGCGGATCCATATTTATCCGACCAGGAAAAGTAACCGTCGTTTTTGGAAAACCACTCTCCAAAGAGGAAATCAATCAGCTCCGCACCGGCAATGACGATCACCAACTCACCGAACTCATGCGCAAACGCGTAGCGGATTGCATTACCGAAGCCAAACAATGGCATTGA
- the proB gene encoding glutamate 5-kinase, with amino-acid sequence MNSSMCQDVFSHARTVVVKVGSNVLARDDDQLDEARIQNLSEQIGRLRKTGRNVIVVSSGAVAAGIGILGLNGRPQSLSQLQAAAAAGQPQLMTAWEKQLSAVGHRVAQILLTVNDFRNRQRYLNVRNTVRTLLSLGVVPIVNENDTVSVEEITVGDNDQLAAMVATLVEDPLLVILSDVEGLLGSTPGDPGSGLIPVVEQPSDDLQSLVADEVSSRGTGGMQTKLKAIVAASGMGECVILANGRTPQVLDQISDGQSTGTLFLASGGSVPAWKKWIGYTTQPAGTLILDAGAEKAVRNHGRSLLAVGIQQVEGEFEQGASVAMAGGDGNSFGRGLANYSATDIRIIAGARSDQIPGLLGHVPYGEVIHRDNLVLINVNP; translated from the coding sequence ATGAACAGCTCCATGTGCCAGGACGTTTTTTCACATGCCCGCACGGTCGTTGTCAAAGTGGGTTCCAATGTCCTTGCGCGTGATGACGATCAACTGGATGAAGCCCGCATCCAGAATTTGAGCGAGCAAATCGGACGCCTGCGGAAGACGGGACGAAACGTGATCGTCGTGAGTAGTGGGGCAGTCGCCGCCGGCATCGGAATCCTGGGGCTCAACGGACGTCCCCAGTCCTTGTCGCAACTCCAGGCAGCAGCAGCAGCCGGACAGCCTCAACTCATGACGGCATGGGAAAAACAGCTGTCGGCGGTCGGACATCGTGTGGCACAGATTCTGCTAACCGTCAACGATTTCCGAAACAGGCAACGATACCTTAATGTTCGGAATACAGTTCGCACACTTTTGAGCCTCGGTGTGGTTCCCATCGTCAATGAAAATGACACGGTCAGTGTCGAAGAAATTACTGTCGGTGATAATGATCAGCTTGCAGCCATGGTTGCAACTCTCGTCGAGGATCCTCTGCTGGTTATTCTTTCCGACGTCGAGGGACTACTCGGTAGTACTCCCGGTGATCCGGGCAGCGGCCTGATCCCCGTCGTCGAACAGCCTTCGGATGATCTGCAATCACTCGTGGCAGACGAAGTCAGCAGTCGCGGGACCGGCGGCATGCAGACAAAACTGAAAGCGATTGTTGCAGCATCAGGCATGGGTGAGTGTGTTATCCTGGCAAATGGTCGAACGCCACAGGTCCTCGATCAAATTTCTGACGGTCAGTCGACCGGAACGCTCTTCCTGGCATCCGGTGGTTCCGTTCCAGCATGGAAAAAATGGATCGGCTATACGACTCAGCCCGCCGGAACATTGATTCTGGACGCTGGTGCGGAAAAGGCTGTCCGCAATCATGGCCGTTCACTGCTGGCGGTTGGGATCCAGCAGGTCGAAGGGGAATTCGAACAAGGTGCGTCCGTTGCCATGGCCGGTGGAGATGGAAACAGCTTTGGGCGCGGCCTCGCAAACTACTCGGCTACCGATATTCGAATCATCGCTGGCGCAAGATCGGACCAAATCCCAGGTCTCCTCGGACACGTCCCGTACGGCGAAGTGATCCACCGCGACAATCTTGTGCTGATCAACGTCAACCCCTGA
- a CDS encoding aldo/keto reductase encodes MACEFSRRRLLCQGTGAAVAAGLPLTRILAESDPKPVHEFRRNGMLYRRLGGTDLFVSALSYGSHINPAHRIKIKRGSTLDDKGQQRRDRHIARAMDYGVNMMDVYENEGQWQPLARLVSNRRDKVLVSMCRQFPEFVGTNIDDAARLFGHVDLYRIYVGDGDYVSDRTLEDWDAMRKAKQAGKVRAIGISTHSERMMISALDQLEGLDYIMFPYNFIHARADYIDVLPKAMAQGVGLIAIKPLAAGSIVKLDPKAHPGSIPENAKVHLYRGNNRPLLPAVVDKLTESLKRLPQESLCQAALRYVYSQSFITSAMPGMFQAHEVDDNYAALQRQLMLSQTELDALNAARVLCSTRGPGWLPPHYRWLDQRWRA; translated from the coding sequence ATGGCCTGTGAATTTTCACGGCGCAGATTGCTGTGCCAGGGTACAGGCGCGGCAGTGGCCGCAGGCCTGCCTTTGACCCGGATCCTGGCAGAGTCTGATCCAAAACCGGTCCACGAATTCCGTCGAAACGGAATGCTTTATCGCCGACTGGGGGGGACTGATCTGTTCGTGTCGGCGCTCTCGTATGGGTCCCACATCAATCCGGCTCACCGGATCAAGATCAAACGTGGCTCCACCCTCGATGACAAGGGGCAGCAGCGTCGTGATCGTCATATTGCCAGAGCAATGGACTACGGCGTCAACATGATGGACGTGTATGAAAACGAAGGCCAGTGGCAGCCGCTGGCAAGACTGGTCAGCAATCGACGTGATAAAGTGCTGGTATCGATGTGCCGACAGTTCCCCGAATTTGTCGGCACCAACATTGACGACGCTGCTCGCCTGTTCGGACATGTGGACCTGTACCGAATTTATGTCGGGGACGGTGACTATGTCAGTGACCGTACCCTCGAAGACTGGGATGCGATGCGGAAAGCAAAGCAGGCCGGCAAGGTTCGAGCCATTGGCATCTCAACACACAGCGAACGCATGATGATCAGTGCACTGGACCAGCTTGAAGGCCTGGATTACATCATGTTCCCGTACAACTTTATCCATGCCCGGGCCGACTATATCGACGTGCTGCCAAAAGCAATGGCACAAGGAGTCGGGCTGATTGCAATCAAACCGCTTGCTGCCGGATCCATTGTCAAACTGGACCCCAAGGCTCACCCAGGCTCAATACCGGAGAACGCAAAAGTCCACCTGTATCGCGGAAACAATCGACCACTGCTGCCGGCTGTGGTTGACAAACTTACGGAAAGCCTGAAACGCCTGCCCCAGGAATCACTCTGCCAGGCTGCTCTGAGATATGTGTACTCACAGTCCTTCATAACGAGTGCCATGCCCGGCATGTTTCAGGCACATGAAGTCGACGACAACTACGCGGCCCTGCAGCGTCAACTGATGCTCTCACAGACCGAACTCGACGCTCTCAATGCTGCCCGCGTCCTCTGCAGCACACGCGGTCCGGGCTGGTTGCCACCACACTATCGCTGGCTTGATCAGCGCTGGCGGGCCTAG
- the recA gene encoding recombinase RecA, with amino-acid sequence MLDNAMGQIEKMFGTGSIMRLNNSDVASTGVSGISTGALSLDLALGGRGFPRGRIIELYGPESSGKTTLALHTIANAQKEGIAAFVDAEHALDPSWARRLGVNLDDLLVSQPSYGEEGLQIAEMLIKSNAVDLIVIDSVAALVPKAELDGEIGDSHVGLQARMMSQAMRKLTGAISKAKTTVIFINQIREKIGVMFGSPETTPGGRALKFYSSARVDVRRIASLKDGDTQIGIRMRAKIVKNKVAPPFRIAEFDMYNSCGISMEADLVDLAVDEKIIARSGSWFSYGKIKLGQGRDRVRVFLEENPDTVTEIRDKVLVAKGHPPTSAKPVAASEQNS; translated from the coding sequence ATGCTCGACAATGCCATGGGGCAAATCGAAAAAATGTTTGGGACCGGCTCGATCATGCGGCTGAACAATTCGGACGTTGCTTCAACCGGCGTCTCGGGGATTTCTACCGGAGCTCTCTCGCTTGATCTGGCTTTGGGAGGACGCGGTTTTCCAAGAGGTCGCATCATCGAGCTGTACGGACCGGAATCGAGTGGCAAGACGACATTGGCCCTGCACACCATCGCCAATGCCCAAAAAGAAGGTATTGCAGCATTCGTAGACGCCGAACATGCGCTCGATCCCTCCTGGGCAAGACGTCTTGGTGTGAACCTCGATGACCTGCTGGTCAGTCAGCCGTCATACGGAGAAGAAGGTCTGCAAATCGCCGAGATGCTGATTAAGTCCAACGCCGTTGATCTCATCGTCATCGACTCGGTAGCAGCCCTGGTCCCAAAAGCGGAACTTGACGGGGAAATTGGCGACAGCCATGTCGGACTTCAGGCGCGGATGATGAGTCAGGCAATGAGAAAACTTACGGGAGCCATTTCCAAAGCAAAAACAACCGTGATTTTCATTAATCAGATTCGAGAGAAGATCGGAGTCATGTTCGGTAGTCCGGAAACCACACCAGGTGGACGTGCACTCAAGTTCTACAGTTCCGCACGCGTTGACGTACGACGCATCGCATCACTTAAAGATGGCGACACCCAAATTGGTATTCGCATGCGGGCCAAGATCGTCAAGAACAAGGTGGCTCCACCGTTCCGCATTGCTGAGTTCGACATGTATAACAGCTGTGGAATCAGCATGGAGGCAGATCTGGTGGATCTGGCTGTGGACGAAAAAATCATCGCCCGCAGCGGCAGCTGGTTCAGCTACGGAAAAATCAAGCTGGGACAGGGCCGCGATCGGGTACGGGTGTTCCTGGAAGAGAATCCAGACACGGTGACTGAAATCCGTGACAAGGTTTTGGTCGCCAAAGGACACCCACCAACCTCGGCCAAACCGGTTGCGGCCTCGGAACAGAATTCGTGA
- a CDS encoding SUMF1/EgtB/PvdO family nonheme iron enzyme — translation MIRRTVLCVTLLLFAGSALPLVLEPHKDSRHAVAAQADTKSEGVIPTDSVHQDVGDFKQAGVCARCHVVSVLEWGISEHVTAETDCRTCHGESRGHVKNERNQVKPDRLPRGDAIARQICANCHESGCPNTLQTQNCQQCHHVHALINPSLPPTETSSQLEQLLSRWKQFESRMEEAEQHVRGHDFQAAQSVYSKALELIPGNHSAQSGLEMCLRRMNPSLQGFMTVSNDIDSTTGLPIQVRVDKPDVSMQLVPGGEFDIGSDTVVDSRPVHTVRISPFYLGRYEITQSQWREVMGNNPSVHQGPDFPEADQMPVEHVSWNDCQEFLRRLNSRVSGAGFRLPTEAEWEYACLSGAAATRAVSDSAGPPGRYAWFRSNSKRLSQPDQAFLEIGVYAPRPVGMKQPNAWSFHDMRGNVAEWCSSLFRPYLYDANDGRESMSVEGKRVVRGGGFADSATSLDPARRHSERPHRRFRWNGLRLARDVPNLPRRKSVTSQ, via the coding sequence ATGATTCGGCGGACAGTTCTCTGCGTAACACTGTTACTGTTCGCCGGGTCTGCATTGCCACTGGTCCTGGAACCGCACAAAGATTCCCGGCACGCAGTTGCTGCCCAGGCAGACACAAAATCGGAAGGTGTTATTCCGACTGATTCTGTGCACCAGGACGTGGGTGACTTCAAACAGGCCGGTGTCTGCGCTCGCTGTCATGTGGTTTCTGTGCTGGAATGGGGGATTTCAGAACACGTGACTGCGGAAACCGACTGTCGTACGTGCCATGGTGAAAGCCGAGGGCATGTCAAAAACGAAAGAAATCAGGTCAAACCGGATCGCCTTCCTCGTGGTGATGCAATTGCCCGACAGATTTGTGCGAACTGTCACGAATCCGGTTGCCCGAACACGCTGCAGACGCAAAACTGCCAGCAGTGTCACCATGTCCACGCATTGATCAATCCTTCACTCCCCCCCACTGAAACCAGTAGTCAGCTGGAGCAGCTGCTGTCACGCTGGAAACAATTTGAAAGTCGAATGGAAGAAGCAGAACAGCATGTCCGTGGTCATGATTTTCAGGCGGCGCAGTCCGTGTACAGCAAAGCACTCGAATTGATCCCGGGTAACCACAGTGCGCAAAGCGGACTTGAGATGTGTCTCAGAAGAATGAATCCGTCACTTCAGGGGTTTATGACCGTTAGTAACGATATCGATTCAACAACAGGACTGCCGATTCAGGTACGGGTGGACAAGCCGGATGTAAGTATGCAGCTGGTTCCAGGTGGGGAATTCGACATCGGGTCGGACACTGTGGTCGATTCCCGTCCGGTACACACCGTTCGAATCAGCCCGTTCTATCTCGGCCGGTACGAAATCACTCAGAGCCAGTGGCGGGAAGTGATGGGTAACAACCCAAGTGTGCATCAGGGCCCCGATTTTCCGGAAGCAGATCAGATGCCGGTAGAACACGTTTCCTGGAACGACTGTCAGGAATTTCTGCGGCGACTCAACTCACGTGTGTCCGGTGCGGGATTTCGTTTACCAACAGAAGCAGAATGGGAATATGCCTGTCTCAGCGGTGCTGCAGCAACCAGAGCTGTCTCAGATTCGGCCGGTCCGCCCGGTCGTTACGCATGGTTTCGATCTAACTCAAAGCGTTTATCGCAGCCCGATCAGGCGTTTCTGGAAATCGGTGTCTACGCCCCACGTCCTGTAGGAATGAAGCAGCCAAATGCGTGGTCCTTTCACGACATGAGAGGTAACGTTGCAGAATGGTGTTCCAGCCTGTTCAGGCCCTATCTATATGATGCAAATGACGGACGTGAATCAATGTCTGTTGAAGGCAAACGCGTTGTCCGTGGAGGTGGATTTGCCGACTCAGCTACGTCACTCGATCCGGCTCGGCGCCACTCCGAACGTCCTCACCGACGCTTCCGCTGGAACGGACTCCGTCTGGCTCGTGACGTACCGAATCTCCCGCGACGGAAAAGTGTCACATCACAGTAG
- a CDS encoding Dabb family protein encodes MSNGSNSPAKKMSVGPVPTGRVLRHTVFFSFRESTSEEAIKGVVEAFRELPSKIQEIIDFSWGVNNSPESLDDGYTHCFVLTFKDEAGRAAYLPHPAHKEFGSVLRGKNDRTFVIDYWGTSLENPPKRQLKHAVFFRFTEEATEESVKQVEEAFAALPLKIDEIKGFEWGNNNSPEEKTDGFTHCFMVTFESEDDRRIYLDHPDHLAFVEVLKPVLDAARVLDFWAEK; translated from the coding sequence ATGAGCAACGGATCGAATTCGCCCGCAAAGAAAATGAGTGTCGGACCTGTGCCGACAGGTCGGGTACTGCGTCACACCGTTTTTTTTTCGTTTCGGGAATCAACGAGCGAAGAAGCGATCAAAGGGGTGGTGGAAGCGTTTCGGGAACTTCCCTCGAAGATCCAAGAAATCATCGACTTTTCTTGGGGCGTCAATAACAGCCCGGAGTCACTCGACGACGGTTACACCCATTGTTTTGTGCTCACGTTCAAAGACGAAGCCGGGCGGGCCGCCTATTTGCCACATCCGGCCCATAAGGAATTTGGCAGCGTTCTCCGCGGGAAAAACGATCGCACCTTTGTGATCGATTACTGGGGAACGTCACTGGAGAATCCACCGAAGCGACAACTGAAGCACGCCGTGTTCTTCAGATTCACCGAAGAGGCCACTGAAGAAAGTGTCAAACAGGTGGAAGAAGCATTTGCGGCGCTGCCTTTAAAGATTGACGAAATCAAAGGATTTGAATGGGGGAACAACAACAGTCCCGAAGAAAAAACCGACGGATTTACCCATTGTTTTATGGTGACATTTGAGTCCGAAGATGACCGCAGGATCTATCTGGATCATCCGGACCACCTGGCCTTTGTTGAAGTTCTGAAACCAGTCCTTGACGCCGCCAGGGTACTCGATTTCTGGGCAGAAAAATAA
- a CDS encoding threonine synthase: MPAFDNLTTDRSTYVTHLECGLKGDRYEADIVQQLSKVGRPLLVRYDLQRLAANVSKSELAQRPADMWRYREFLPVRRTENVVSLGESHTPLIRLSQLERDSGQLIVKDEGRLPTGSFKARGLCMAVSMAKELGVSKLAMPTNGNAGAALAAYASRAGMQSYVFCPEDTPEVNVREIAAQGAKVWRVNGLINDCGRIVGEGKEATGWFDLSTLKEPYRIEGKKTMGLELADQLGWNVPDVIFYPTGGGTGLIGMWKAFNELKKIGWLTGKLPRMVAVQATGCAPVVKAYEEGTRHAELWKDAHTVASGIRVPVAIGDFLILDAVRDSGGFATAVTDESILQALEEVSRRTGLLLCPEGAATYAAWKQELVSGRITPKENCVLFNCASGLKYPLSEANDSIDCTQPLDYGLIG, encoded by the coding sequence GTGCCGGCCTTTGATAACCTGACTACCGATCGTTCAACCTATGTGACTCACCTGGAATGTGGGCTGAAAGGTGATCGATATGAAGCGGACATTGTTCAGCAGCTGTCCAAAGTCGGACGTCCGTTGCTGGTGAGATATGATCTGCAGCGTCTGGCCGCCAACGTTTCGAAATCAGAGCTGGCACAGCGGCCGGCGGACATGTGGCGGTACCGCGAGTTTCTGCCCGTGCGCAGGACTGAAAATGTGGTCAGTCTGGGAGAATCACACACACCGCTGATTCGGCTGTCACAGCTGGAACGAGACAGTGGACAGTTGATCGTCAAAGATGAAGGGCGGCTTCCGACAGGCTCATTCAAAGCACGGGGTTTGTGCATGGCCGTTTCGATGGCTAAAGAACTGGGGGTTTCAAAGCTGGCGATGCCAACGAACGGAAACGCAGGGGCGGCTTTGGCAGCTTACGCCAGTCGGGCCGGCATGCAGAGCTACGTCTTCTGTCCCGAAGATACTCCTGAAGTTAATGTTCGTGAAATCGCGGCTCAGGGAGCGAAGGTGTGGCGGGTCAATGGTCTCATCAATGACTGCGGACGTATTGTGGGTGAAGGCAAAGAGGCAACCGGATGGTTTGATCTGTCTACATTGAAAGAGCCTTATCGTATTGAGGGCAAGAAGACCATGGGGCTGGAACTGGCAGACCAGCTTGGCTGGAATGTGCCGGACGTGATCTTCTATCCAACCGGTGGAGGTACGGGGTTGATTGGGATGTGGAAAGCCTTCAATGAACTCAAAAAAATAGGCTGGCTGACAGGAAAACTGCCTCGCATGGTAGCCGTTCAGGCGACAGGCTGTGCTCCTGTGGTGAAGGCATATGAAGAAGGAACCCGCCACGCGGAACTCTGGAAGGATGCTCACACGGTGGCGTCCGGAATTCGTGTGCCTGTAGCGATTGGTGATTTTCTGATTCTGGACGCTGTACGGGACAGCGGGGGCTTTGCCACCGCTGTTACTGATGAATCGATTCTCCAGGCACTGGAAGAAGTTAGTCGACGAACGGGGTTGTTGCTGTGTCCTGAAGGGGCAGCAACTTACGCAGCCTGGAAACAGGAACTGGTGTCCGGAAGAATCACACCGAAAGAAAACTGCGTTTTGTTCAACTGTGCCAGCGGACTTAAATATCCGCTGTCCGAAGCGAACGACAGCATCGATTGTACTCAGCCGCTTGATTATGGGCTGATCGGTTGA